A region of Schistosoma mansoni strain Puerto Rico chromosome 1, complete genome DNA encodes the following proteins:
- a CDS encoding (dihydro)ceramide Synthase (LAG1) produces the protein MFQSRKSIFFLLFTFCTTIYCQSTIFDPETGKHYPISDFSRIEDIPFLLPDPDPKKYPPEFLNSLLKHCNDPMPSYIELFSKAWIAFKEMGLNGSKFPNSFSFVRRIISSIRPLQVFHALLTGLVLTLLRAYITRKLYTKLISGVGVTPEISGKLIESGWKGFWFFFMWLFSLKVVVLSGRTDYQYPLCVFRNNIFKIGYFDIPTPPDYYWLYTLQLGFYLHSLWSVFFMDSWRKDSFVLVLHHCLALLLLETSLLLRIHRAGVLTLFLHDLCDVFLEISKINVYLRIRRGKPYTIHMTIANIFFALFATSWVVLRLYLFPLKVLYASSWGAYICLVGRENRGFLFFNLLLWGLFVMHIYWFTLFLYDARLNIPSQMEVK, from the exons ATGTTTCAGTCAAGAAAGTCAATTTTTTTCCTACTATTCACTTTTTGCACAACAATTTACTGTCAGTCAACCATCTTTGATCCTGAAACCGGTAAACATTATCCAATATCAGATTTTTCTCGTATAGAAGACATCCCATTTCTGTTGCCTGATCCTGATCCCAAAAAGTATCCACCAGAATTCCTTAACTCTTTGCTGAAGCATTGTAATGATCCCATGCCTAGTTACATCGAACTGTTCTCAAAAGCTTGGATTGCTTTTAAAGAAATGGGTTTAAACGGATCAAAATTTCCAAACTCTTTCTCCTTTGTTCGCCGCATAATCTCTTCTATACGTCCATTACAAGTATTCCATGCTTTATTGACAGGCCTTGTACTTACTCTGCTTCGAGCTTATATCACACGAAAGCTTTATACG aaGCTTATTTCCGGTGTCGGTGTAACTCCAGAAATTTCTGGTAAACTTATCGAATCTGGTTGGAAAGGTTTTTGGTTCTTTTTTATGTGGCTTTTTAGCCTAAAGGTTGTAGTTTTAAGTGGTAGAACAGATTACCAATATCCCTTGTGTGTCTTTCGCAATAACATATTTAAAA TTGGCTACTTTGACATTCCAACACCGCCTGATTACTATTGGCTTTATACGCTCCAGTTGGGGTTCTATCTACATTCATTATGGAGTGTATTTTTTATGGATTCGTGGCGTAAAGATTCTTTTGTATTAGTTCTTCATCATTGTTTGGCACTTTTACTGCTAGAAACTTCTTTATTGTTAAG aaTACATCGTGCGGGTGTTCTAACTTTATTTCTACATGATTTATGCGATGTATTTTTAGAAATcagtaaaataaatgtttacttGCGTATTCGACGCGGAAAACCGTATACTATTCACATGACTATTGCTAATATATTTTTTGCACTATTTGCAACATCATG GGTTGTTTTACGATTATATTTATTCCCACTGAAAGTTTTATACGCTTCCTCTTGGGGAGCTTATATTTGTTTAGTTGGTCGTGAAAACAGAGGATTTCTGTTTTTCAATTTACTGCTATGGGGTTTATTTGTAATGCATATATATTGGTTTACG